GAGCATTATAGGATCATTGTGAGAGGGTTGTGGGGATGTTGTTAGAGCGTTGTGAGGTCATTTGAGTTGTTTTGAGAAGGTTATGAGGGCATTATGGGAGCATTAAGAGAGGGCTGTGAGGACATTATACAAGTGTTATGAAAGGGAATCAAGGAGGCTTGTGAGACTTTTTTGAGTTGTGGGAGGGTTGATAGAGCATTGTGAGAAGGTTGTAAACGCTATGGGAGTGTTGTCTGTGTTATGAGTGGATTGTTAGAGGGTTATGAGAGTTGTGGGTTGTGTTGTGAAAGGGTTTTAAGAAGGTTGTGAGGGCATTGTTGGGAGCAATATGGGAGCATTGTGAGAGGGTTGTGAGGATGTTATGTGAGTGTTATGAGAGGTAATTAAAGTTATCGAATTATTGTGAGTGAGTTGTGTTTGGGAGCACTGTGGAAGCATTGTGAGACAGTTGATAGAGCATTGAGGGGATTTTTGATACAGTTTTACACTTTGTGAGGAGATTGTGGGAGTGTTGTGAGAGCGTTGTGAAGGGTTTGTGCTGTCCTGCAGGTGTTGTATGAGCGCCTACCAGATGTGGATAGCAGAGAGATGGTGCAACAGATGACGAACAACCTGCAGAAGCTGGAGAGCAACGTGGACGATGTTGTCAAAACAGCAGAGATGCTTGGAGCTGCACACCAGGTACTTCACTTGACAAAACCCACTTAAACCTTTCATGAAACTTTTTATAACCATGTTGCATGCATCAGGAGGCGCGTGTCAGTCATGCCGTGGAGATGATGTCAGTACACGTGGAGCATCTCAAGAGACGTCACTCTACAGAGAGTGAGGAGATGCTGGAGGTCAGGAAGCTGCTGCACAGGAGGAGGGGCCGATTACACAGTGACTCCACAGGTCAGTGCTGCCCCCTAGGGGCCTGGAGGACATCACATTCcagtatttaaataaacatgcagtcttatatagtcagaattttCCTCAAACAGATGACCGAGACCTGTTCAGACATTCATCACAACAGGTAACTGACAATGATTTAACTATTAGACTAAATCAGGTACTCATATGAGTACCTTTAGACCttattttgcatatttaaagAGCTATGAAAACTCACAGCTTCATTTATGCCACTCTTTTCTGTAGAACGACAGTTCAGTGACCAGAATTCTTTTATGTTtcttttttggagcttgatatATGGTGAATATTTACTGTCATTATCATTTGTCTTGTATTATTCATCAATAACAGCTTGTGTTTATGTCGTAGCCAACACGCCGCAGGGTCAGCATCACGTTTCTCCCGACTCAATCTGAGGTACGTTTCTTGGTCATATTCCAGCGTTTGATGTCTGGATGTTTGTACAAGTCTTTATAAGTCTTTATCGCTGCAGTTGAAGCATCTAGAGGCTTCGTTTCTGGAGAACTGCAGAACCAATGCGAACACAAAGAAAAAGCTTGACGGGAGGTAAAACTAGACATGATTAAGTTTGAGAGTAGCTAAAACTTTATTTAACCacaaaatatgattgtttcCTGTGTGTATCTCTCAGACAGGAAGTAGCTCCGGCAGATTCTCCTCTGAACAGTCTGAACCAAGAAGATGAAGTCGACAGCAGTGTGTTTCAAAGGTAAAACGCGAGCAGTACTCTGACATATGTATTCCTACACTACATGAATGCATGTGACCAATCTTCGTATTCGCCAGTGCGACGCAAGTCACGCCGATGTGCCGTCGCCGTCGCTGTTCTCCAATCAAACCCAAAGAAAGTTCATTTGAGGGGGAGGAGTCAGAAAGAGGGGAGGAGTCCAACACTGAGCTGTGCGTTTATATTCATGTATTTATCATAATTTATGCGCATAATTCAGACCGCTGACACGTTTTATGGTGTTTGCAGGTATCTCGTGCCACGTCGGCGCCCCCTGTTGGCTGGGAGGACTCCGTGTGGATGGATCATCAGAATGATATCACTCGTGTTTGGTCTGATGATGCTGATAGCGACTCTTTTATATGTAGTCGTGAGTGCTTTGTATTAAACACTGATGGTTTAGTGTTGTTATTTGATCTTAGAGGACTAGTATAGGTATAAATAACCAGTCTGTCATAACTGAATCATGAATGAAAGTTCGTTTTTGTTTTGAGAGTCACTGATTGTGGGTTTCCACCAGGTGGCGGTACAGAGTTACACTCGCTCATTCACTCATTACTGAGCACAGCAGATGAACATAACTGGATTATGGTGTTAAATTCACTTTAATCCTTGTGAATGTGCTGCACGCCTGTCCTGAACAcaatacaaacattaaatattcCTATTTAATTCAACTGAatgtctttatttcttctgaAACAGGTGCAAATCCATGGCAACAGATTAATAACACTAATTAACAGTATTTAAATTCAGAGAGACATTGAGAAGCTTCATACAAGTGTTGCTCATTTCACGCTGCTTTTATTTGGAATGCTAATAATGGTAATTAATGCATGAGAAACGTTAATATTCATTTATGCAGGTTAATGCAGTTTAACAGAAACTGATCTGGATGAGATTAAACTTTCTTCTTCATTCTGCTGAAgttatataaacacatacagaCGTTAGCTAATGTTCCTTCACGGGCTCCTGTATCCTGTGCTATGAATTTCAGGGCATCTTAAACCTGCCAACATCCTGTTGCGCAGCCAATCACGTCTCAGAATGAGAAACAAGATTAGGAAGTGCTCTTAATTTTATGGTCAGGTCATTTTAACCAGATTAAATCAGGTCATGGGATCTGAAAATGTCCTTAAACGAACATCTACTGTTGATGCAGATCATCGTCTTTAGGATAAAATATttatcactgaactttttttgttgattTAATGGTTTTATAGAGGATTATTTGGAAAAGTGACTTCATAATCAGCATATTTGACTTTGAAAAACAATGTGCATGAGagaaaataatgcaaataaaccaagtgacattaaagaattaaagtaaattagttcacttttatcAGTATATCACATTAGGTTGTATTAATTGGTATAAATTCATTTATATGTGTggtttgtatattatattgtatttttaatattatgtagTTGGGCCATTCCACCGAATGGGTGACATTTGCTTGttgaaagttatttttttttatcttttttcaacactgaatctaatactacacacatttaattattcaaaatgTGTATTGGTCAATATCAggcaactttatttaattttttacaagGTTTCACAGCAGAAGATGGATGCATGTTTTCTCAGTCCTGTTACCAAAACTCATGTGCTGTTGaaaaatcatgtttaacagCATGTCAATTAATTCCTTTGTATTCACCTCAGGAAAGTGTTTGTTTTGAAGAAATGGCTGGTTATTTGTTCAAATAATTGATatttgtgacaaaaaaaaaaaaaatcgctttATATTAAGGCAAGGTGCATTTtgataaaaaagacaaaatgttgttttttttaataaaaagaagaagacAGAAGCCTCAAGCCTCaataatttagtttatttaacaattgTATAAATGATGGACCAaacaaaactgataaaaacagtggtttaacattttttttttttttttaagtaaaaataaatacatttagtaACAGGAATGAACACTGGGTAAACACTGTAAAACTAATCCTAAGAATCTACAATTTAATTTCAACTGTAAAACACATGATACAGGTGAATAGtttaactaatattaatattaatattgaatagTTCAACTAATATTCACACTATTAAATCAACAAAACAGAGGACTCTACTTACTCCTGTTATTTTTCAAGTAACAGGACTAAAAGTAACAGGATTGAGTGAGTTTTTAAGcaaaaatgatcaaatacatGACATATTGCCAGGTGGCGTATACTAATATCATGAGGACACTGAGCAAATACTAGTGACTTACCTaaagttaatatttttgaaataaacaaataacataGAAGAAATAATTTAGGTAACATTGAGATTGACCTTCTCAGTCACAGTTATAATTTcatcaaatatacagaaattaaaatgagagGACTTACTTTTGGTCTTCTCATGGCCTGCATAAGATCCAGATGATGCAACTTCCTGTTGAAAATGTGTCTTGTGTCTCCAAGTGTTTTAGAAGGGGAAATGTGTGAGGGTAACAGGACTGAGTAAAAACCTGGGGACACGACTAAAATGTGTACTTTATATAACATATTATGGATTTCTtatgaaatttatttttgtttaagatAGATTGTATATGGAGTCACAcaacaatgcaaaaataatatgattttaatgattatatttcatgataaattttgtttatatagcgGGGACATGTAACAAATGCAATTGTTTAGCATTCTGActagtttttaataatgttttaaattatatattttaaatttgcaaTTAAAGGACATTTtgcttaataataaaatgtattttagagttAATTTTCATGCATATCTATACATGCAATGTCCTGGGGACAGAAATGGCACCCATTCGGTGGAATGGCCcagttataataatattatgtaaTGTAATTGCAGATGATTATGAGCTGTCTGTAATCACTGTAACTGTATTATGATGTGATAATGTGAACGACAGACGCTGGAGCTCGTGTGAAATGATGTAATGTGGCGTAACGCTCCTCACAGACTGAACATGTGCAGCTGAGACTCGATCTGATTAAACTGCAGCTCATGGAGATTCATGTGCGTTCAGCTGCATGCTTCACTTTAGAGCACATACAGCTAATCATATTATCAACAGATATCATACATGTGattatgcacacacacacatggcgCTGGTAAACAGAATGAACTCGAGCATGATGCAAAACTATATTAGATTATAAAACGCTCAGTGAAATGATTCAGCGCGCACCTGTTCTCCCAGGTGAGTCCGCGCGCGCGCGCGTCACGCGTTAAGCTGCACACATAGCAATCACTTATGTTCTAAACCACAAACATGTAATAAAATCCCCCTGTTTTCATATcgttttaatgaaaatatattgttttgtaaaACATATTATTGCTGTATACATCATTTCCCAGTTTTTCGCCACGTTACACAGAAATgaataatgttaatgttaatgctTTTCTTCATCGTTAATGCACAAGTTAGCATATTTATCTGTAATATTTGTAATGCAGTATTTGCAGGGGAAGGTTATTATGATCTGGCTCTCAGGTGACGGTGAATGACGTCACGCGCCTCGGCCCCGCCCACCGCGCGAGCTTCTGAAGCTGCAGCGAGCGCGTGAGAGTTCAGGTAGATGCTCAACatctcctcatcatcatcatcatcagcatcTCTCCTCCTGTCCGCTCCGGGTAAGACTGACATCTTCATTCATCTGAACTAACATTTAAATACCAAAGATAAATGATAGCCTTTTacaaatgttatatataatGCAGAACAGATTTTTAGTTCTTCAGTCTTGAATATCAAAATATATGAATTACAGTTTAATTACTATTCTTAACTATTCAAATGCGTGTAAACCAACTATCTGGGCAACATtataatgtttgttaatgttattaAGTGAAGTGCATGACACTTTATGAAGGGATATGAAGCATTATTAGGTGTTTTGAAGCGTTACAAAATGTTGCAAAGCTTTAAGAGGTGATGTAAGCTCCTATGACACTTTCTGAAGGTTCATGAGGTGTTATGAAGCTTTATGAAATGTTATAAACCAGTATGAGACACTATAAGATGTTAGAAAACTTTACTGAACTGTTAAATGAGAATTATAAAGTGGGCGAAAATGCAATGAAGCTTTAAGAGTCGATATACAGTAAGCTCTTTATGAAGAGTTATGAAGTATTATGAGATGTTATTAAGTATTATGAGGCACTATAAGATTTTAGAAAACTTTGTAAAGCTTTACTGAACTATTAAATTAGGCATTGTGACGTGTATTACTCTTAATTATTCGAATGCATGTTCACC
This genomic stretch from Megalobrama amblycephala isolate DHTTF-2021 linkage group LG2, ASM1881202v1, whole genome shotgun sequence harbors:
- the si:ch73-352p18.4 gene encoding uncharacterized protein si:ch73-352p18.4; the encoded protein is MNESGLCDYTGILGDSDDSDDEANSKKLLAASWEKLSIMDRLGLKSSVEMTEDEVESAFTQFALGFHCDQYTLTQRLQAERHDRVVAEENLQRELRQTREMLQVLYERLPDVDSREMVQQMTNNLQKLESNVDDVVKTAEMLGAAHQEARVSHAVEMMSVHVEHLKRRHSTESEEMLEVRKLLHRRRGRLHSDSTDDRDLFRHSSQQPTRRRVSITFLPTQSELKHLEASFLENCRTNANTKKKLDGRQEVAPADSPLNSLNQEDEVDSSVFQSATQVTPMCRRRRCSPIKPKESSFEGEESERGEESNTELYLVPRRRPLLAGRTPCGWIIRMISLVFGLMMLIATLLYVVVAVQSYTRSFTHY